From a region of the Paenibacillus lutimineralis genome:
- the purK gene encoding 5-(carboxyamino)imidazole ribonucleotide synthase has product MISERKAVTGLETVRIIRPGATIGVLGGGQLGRMMALAGSNLGYRFIALDPTPAAPCGQVAEQIVAAYSDKEAAKLLAERSDVITYEFENVDAEVAALLEEQSYVPQGSRLLYTTQHRLREKKAVEAAGVRVAPYAEIGSEDELRAAIARLGLPSVLKTATGGYDGKGQWVIRSEEEIALAYKELSKAGTELILEQFISFEKELSVIAARSPRGEIKTFPVAENIHVDNILHASIIPARVAESIQRDAERLAARIAESMGAVGLLAVEMFLTKDGELFVNELAPRPHNSGHYTMEACNTSQFEQHVRAICNLPLGDPSLRTPVVMVNILGEHIDKVVQAMTTDQWHRDLSNSEDQDGQEQPDEQLASGSQPGFAVIPKVHLYGKSGSVPKRKMGHINLLCEEVSDGLDWIKKTKIWRNQHS; this is encoded by the coding sequence ATGATCTCGGAGCGTAAGGCTGTCACAGGACTTGAGACGGTACGGATTATTCGGCCAGGCGCGACCATCGGCGTCCTTGGCGGAGGTCAGCTTGGAAGGATGATGGCGCTCGCCGGAAGTAATCTGGGCTATCGCTTCATCGCGCTTGATCCGACACCTGCTGCGCCATGTGGTCAGGTTGCCGAGCAGATCGTAGCTGCTTACAGCGACAAGGAAGCGGCGAAGTTACTTGCTGAACGATCGGATGTCATTACTTATGAATTTGAGAATGTCGATGCAGAGGTGGCAGCCCTGCTTGAGGAGCAATCCTATGTGCCGCAAGGAAGTCGCCTACTGTACACCACGCAGCATCGTCTGCGGGAGAAGAAGGCGGTGGAAGCTGCGGGCGTACGCGTGGCCCCCTACGCGGAGATCGGCAGTGAAGATGAACTGAGGGCGGCTATAGCAAGGCTCGGATTACCGAGTGTTCTGAAGACGGCGACCGGAGGCTATGACGGCAAAGGGCAGTGGGTAATCCGTTCGGAAGAGGAAATTGCATTGGCCTATAAGGAGTTAAGTAAGGCTGGTACGGAACTCATACTGGAGCAATTCATCTCCTTTGAGAAGGAATTGTCCGTCATTGCTGCACGCAGTCCACGTGGGGAGATCAAGACATTTCCTGTTGCCGAGAACATTCACGTCGATAATATCCTGCATGCATCGATTATTCCAGCTCGGGTAGCCGAGTCAATCCAGCGTGATGCGGAGCGGCTTGCCGCTCGTATCGCCGAATCGATGGGTGCGGTCGGATTACTTGCCGTGGAGATGTTCCTGACGAAGGACGGCGAGCTGTTCGTTAACGAACTTGCCCCGCGACCTCATAATTCTGGACATTACACGATGGAAGCCTGCAATACCTCGCAGTTCGAGCAGCATGTCCGGGCGATATGCAATCTTCCGCTCGGCGATCCTTCGCTGCGAACACCTGTCGTAATGGTGAACATACTTGGAGAGCATATAGATAAGGTTGTACAGGCGATGACAACGGATCAGTGGCATAGGGATCTGTCGAACTCCGAAGACCAGGATGGACAGGAACAGCCAGACGAGCAGTTGGCTTCGGGGAGCCAGCCTGGATTTGCCGTCATTCCGAAAGTACACTTATATGGAAAGAGCGGTTCGGTACCTAAACGGAAGATGGGGCATATCAATTTGCTCTGTGAAGAGGTATCGGACGGACTCGATTGGATAAAGAAAACCAAAATATGGAGGAATCAACATTCATGA
- a CDS encoding sulfurtransferase yields the protein MNIIVSKPWVLARMYEPDITIVDCRFELGKPDAGRKAYEEEHIPGAVYLDLEQDLSSPISEHGGRHPLPDPEQLSKTLAKIGITPETRIIAYDDQGGMYASRLWWLLSYLGHKQAYVMNEGFTAWKNANYPVTADQPIRVPASYTYSLHPEILASIDEVRSVAGNNEVIVIDSRDPRRYQGLEETMDKAAGHIPGAKNKFWKLLVEQDGKWIAADQLAEHYKEFPADKEIIVYCGSGVSACPNFIGLKEAGYEKVKLYAGSWSDWISYNENPIETGDE from the coding sequence ATGAACATTATAGTAAGCAAACCTTGGGTGTTGGCACGGATGTACGAGCCCGATATAACGATCGTGGATTGCCGCTTTGAATTGGGAAAGCCTGACGCAGGACGGAAAGCCTATGAAGAGGAACATATTCCCGGCGCTGTCTACCTGGATCTTGAACAAGATCTCTCCTCCCCAATAAGCGAGCATGGCGGTCGCCATCCGCTACCCGATCCGGAACAACTAAGCAAGACTCTGGCCAAAATCGGCATTACGCCTGAAACGCGGATTATCGCCTATGACGACCAAGGCGGAATGTACGCCTCCCGATTGTGGTGGCTGCTGAGCTATTTAGGACATAAGCAGGCCTATGTTATGAACGAGGGCTTCACGGCTTGGAAGAATGCCAATTATCCGGTGACCGCTGATCAGCCGATCCGCGTGCCAGCTAGCTACACATATAGCCTGCATCCCGAAATACTTGCCAGTATAGATGAGGTACGTAGCGTAGCTGGTAATAACGAGGTAATCGTCATTGATTCACGCGATCCGCGCCGTTATCAAGGGTTAGAGGAGACGATGGATAAAGCGGCCGGTCATATTCCAGGAGCGAAGAATAAGTTCTGGAAGCTGCTTGTGGAACAGGACGGAAAATGGATTGCTGCCGATCAACTAGCGGAGCACTATAAAGAGTTTCCCGCTGATAAGGAAATTATCGTGTACTGCGGTTCAGGCGTCTCGGCTTGTCCGAATTTCATTGGCCTGAAGGAAGCAGGCTATGAGAAAGTAAAATTGTATGCGGGAAGCTGGAGCGATTGGATCTCTTATAATGAGAATCCGATTGAGACGGGTGATGAATAA
- a CDS encoding DMT family transporter, translating to MYSRVKSSVSYEVLYIIGIIAISFSSIFVRWSTAEVSIIAMYRLYLTNLLMLPLLWKYRKEMLQLTSKQWLLLISSGLMLGLHFLLWMGSLQLTTVASSTVILTLEPIIVMFGSFFLFGARINRAMLIGLGLALIGSIAIGIGDFQLSEEAIRGDILSLLGTVAVAAHMLIGKHLLKNLSAYVYNFWVFAIAATFLAGYNLVRHIPFTGYVPREWGIFLLLAVVPTLFGHYLFNWLMKYISAAAVSMAVLGEPVFASLLAWLLLKEALSSLQLWAGAIILCGVAIFIRYGKDAPSDQVSHESAIQG from the coding sequence ATGTACTCCAGGGTTAAATCATCTGTATCATATGAAGTACTCTATATAATCGGTATCATAGCGATATCGTTCTCCTCTATTTTTGTGCGCTGGTCTACCGCCGAGGTATCTATTATTGCGATGTACAGATTGTATCTTACAAATTTGCTTATGCTTCCTCTACTATGGAAGTATCGTAAAGAAATGCTTCAGCTGACTTCCAAACAATGGCTCTTGTTGATCTCATCGGGACTCATGCTGGGACTGCATTTTCTGTTGTGGATGGGCTCCTTGCAACTGACAACCGTAGCCAGCTCAACGGTGATTCTAACTTTGGAACCGATTATCGTTATGTTCGGATCATTCTTTCTGTTCGGTGCCCGGATCAACCGGGCTATGCTGATTGGTCTCGGTCTCGCTCTCATTGGCTCAATTGCTATCGGCATTGGAGATTTTCAGCTATCGGAGGAGGCAATTCGCGGGGATATTCTATCTCTTCTAGGGACAGTCGCGGTAGCGGCACATATGCTGATCGGCAAGCACTTACTTAAGAACTTGAGCGCTTATGTGTATAATTTCTGGGTTTTTGCGATCGCGGCAACTTTTCTGGCAGGGTATAACCTAGTTCGTCATATTCCGTTTACAGGCTATGTGCCGAGAGAATGGGGCATTTTCCTTTTGCTGGCTGTAGTACCGACTCTATTCGGCCATTATCTGTTCAACTGGCTGATGAAGTATATTAGTGCGGCTGCTGTATCCATGGCTGTATTGGGGGAGCCGGTCTTTGCGTCTTTGCTGGCCTGGCTGCTGCTAAAGGAGGCGCTCAGCTCTCTACAATTATGGGCTGGAGCCATTATATTATGTGGTGTGGCGATCTTTATCCGCTATGGCAAAGACGCACCTTCGGATCAAGTAAGCCATGAGAGTGCCATTCAAGGATAA
- a CDS encoding DUF1294 domain-containing protein, with protein MRMGLVIWLIFINLVAYLVMSDDKRRARQRKERIPEKTLFLLAFIGGALGVLIAMNTKRHKTKHMSFRIGIPLLLLLNAVLYGYFLT; from the coding sequence ATGAGAATGGGCCTAGTAATCTGGCTAATTTTTATTAATTTAGTGGCCTATCTGGTCATGTCCGACGATAAGCGGCGCGCAAGGCAGAGGAAGGAAAGAATCCCCGAGAAGACGCTGTTCCTGCTGGCCTTCATCGGCGGGGCCTTAGGCGTATTGATCGCCATGAATACGAAACGCCATAAGACCAAGCACATGAGCTTCCGGATCGGGATCCCGCTGTTACTCCTTTTGAACGCGGTGTTGTATGGTTATTTTCTAACCTGA
- a CDS encoding sulfite exporter TauE/SafE family protein, with product MDTAGYFIMFLIGLIGSFFSGLLGIGGAIINYPLLLYIPDLLHVGNFTPKEVSEISMFQVFFSSLAGVLAYKKQSKNEKPLMHKGLISNMGISILIGSLAGSVSSKYLPSETINIIYGVLAVIAAIMMMVPNRGSREDTDLRAISYNHVTASVAALLVGIVSGIVGAGGSFILIPIMLTVLKLPTRVTVASSLAIVFISAIGGVTGKLIGGGIPLLPTMFTIFGSVIGAPIGTRVSRYLNVKYLRVALAVLIAATAIKIWWGIIA from the coding sequence GTGGATACAGCAGGATATTTCATTATGTTTCTGATTGGCCTAATAGGTTCATTTTTTTCTGGCTTGCTAGGTATTGGAGGGGCGATTATTAACTATCCACTGCTGCTGTACATTCCTGATCTACTTCATGTAGGTAACTTTACCCCAAAAGAAGTGTCGGAAATCAGCATGTTTCAGGTATTCTTTTCGTCTTTGGCAGGTGTCTTAGCATACAAGAAGCAGAGCAAGAATGAAAAACCGTTAATGCATAAAGGGCTAATCAGCAATATGGGGATTAGTATCCTGATTGGCAGCTTGGCAGGCAGCGTTAGCTCTAAGTATTTGCCTAGCGAGACGATTAACATTATATATGGAGTGCTGGCTGTGATCGCGGCTATCATGATGATGGTTCCAAATCGGGGGAGCAGGGAAGATACGGACCTCCGGGCAATTTCCTATAACCATGTTACGGCATCGGTTGCGGCTCTTCTGGTCGGGATCGTATCCGGGATTGTAGGAGCAGGCGGTTCGTTCATCTTGATCCCCATCATGCTGACCGTATTGAAGCTCCCTACCCGTGTTACGGTGGCATCTTCACTTGCCATTGTATTTATTTCGGCAATTGGCGGTGTAACAGGTAAACTCATTGGCGGAGGGATTCCGCTGCTGCCCACGATGTTTACGATATTCGGCAGTGTTATTGGAGCTCCGATCGGCACTCGGGTTAGCCGTTACTTGAACGTGAAGTACCTTCGGGTTGCGTTAGCCGTGCTAATCGCTGCAACCGCCATAAAAATCTGGTGGGGCATTATTGCGTGA
- the purB gene encoding adenylosuccinate lyase, which translates to MIERYSRPEMRAIWTEENKFKAWLEVELCACEAWSELGIIPKEDVDLLRKNASFDMDRIYEIEQETRHDVIAFTRAVSETLGAERKWVHYGLTSTDVVDTALGYLLKQANEILERDIINFIEILRDKALAYKDTPMMGRTHGVHAEPTTFGLKMALWHEEMKRNLDRFRHAADNVQYGKISGAVGTYANIDPTVEQFVCKKLGTKAAPISTQTLQRDRHAEYMATLALIATSLDKFATEIRALQKSEFREVEEAFAKGQKGSSAMPHKRNPIGCENISGLSRVIRGHMISAYENVTLWHERDISHSSVERVILPDATMLLNYMLNRFGNIVKNLTVFPENMKRNMERTYGVPFSGRVMTKLIDKGFSREQAYDTVQPRAMQAWETQRHFRDIIEETPEITAVLSKEEIEDAFNPAWHLKHVDTIFHKLGLIEG; encoded by the coding sequence ATGATTGAACGTTATAGTCGACCGGAAATGAGAGCGATCTGGACGGAGGAAAATAAATTCAAGGCATGGCTGGAGGTTGAGCTGTGCGCTTGTGAAGCTTGGTCGGAGCTAGGGATTATTCCTAAGGAAGATGTTGACCTGCTGCGGAAGAACGCTTCGTTTGATATGGACCGGATCTATGAAATTGAACAGGAGACGCGTCATGACGTTATTGCTTTTACACGGGCTGTATCTGAGACATTAGGTGCAGAGCGTAAATGGGTTCATTATGGTCTGACCTCGACCGACGTCGTTGACACAGCTCTTGGTTATTTGCTGAAGCAGGCTAATGAAATCCTAGAACGGGATATTATCAATTTTATTGAAATTTTGCGTGATAAGGCGCTGGCCTATAAAGATACCCCGATGATGGGGCGGACGCATGGGGTACATGCCGAACCGACTACCTTCGGATTAAAAATGGCGCTCTGGCACGAAGAGATGAAGCGCAACCTGGATCGTTTCCGCCACGCGGCAGACAATGTGCAATACGGTAAAATCTCCGGAGCTGTCGGAACGTACGCCAATATCGATCCTACGGTTGAACAATTCGTCTGCAAGAAGCTCGGCACGAAGGCAGCTCCAATCTCGACACAGACACTGCAACGCGACCGTCATGCTGAATATATGGCGACGCTGGCTCTAATCGCTACTTCGCTCGACAAGTTCGCTACCGAGATCCGCGCATTGCAGAAGAGTGAATTCCGTGAGGTGGAGGAAGCCTTCGCCAAAGGGCAAAAGGGCTCCTCAGCGATGCCACATAAGCGCAATCCGATCGGTTGCGAGAATATTTCTGGTTTGTCTCGTGTCATCCGTGGTCATATGATCTCTGCTTATGAGAATGTGACACTTTGGCATGAGCGCGACATTTCGCATTCCTCAGTCGAGCGGGTCATTCTCCCGGATGCAACGATGCTGCTCAATTACATGTTGAATCGCTTCGGTAATATCGTGAAGAATCTAACGGTATTCCCTGAGAATATGAAGCGCAATATGGAGCGCACTTACGGCGTGCCGTTCTCTGGCCGCGTGATGACGAAGCTTATTGATAAAGGCTTCAGCCGTGAACAAGCTTATGATACAGTGCAGCCTCGGGCGATGCAGGCTTGGGAGACGCAACGTCATTTCCGTGACATTATCGAAGAGACGCCGGAGATTACAGCGGTGTTAAGCAAAGAAGAAATTGAGGATGCGTTCAATCCAGCTTGGCATTTGAAGCATGTGGATACCATCTTCCACAAGCTCGGATTGATCGAAGGATAA
- the spoIIP gene encoding stage II sporulation protein P → MPRFKMWRVAVCVVLLLGSANGLYASGQAHAAKGNAAEVKTVKKQSTKPSDNSKKIEYARSTVERLNVRTEPNLKAAVIQMIGKQGTYQVLDKQGKWIKIKLAKSDGWVHTDYIEYVKDGNKGTVKDETKVVKNETKAAKDETKAAKNETKAVKDETKVVKQEQDKFQSGQEEKPQTVEQNKPDQAADGESDAGDKSASVVKIVDVTNLRVGPGMDFEIVGKAQPGESYTIVESDGEWFKVAMQDGSTAYIAGWVVQIGSANDAQDTAGQSNAEVNYENQVFIYSSHNRESWRSVARNVKGSSVDDRDINIAMVGRYLGDVLQEKGVPTFVNNIDIARRLEEQRLSYSKSYEESRRAINTALKTNPSLTYFLDIHRDSDVPKQTTTTSINGESYARILFVIGTNHSNHAKNKQFADELNELLKQNYPGISRGVLLKSAKQGNGEYNQSVSTGSLLIEIGGANNTFQESQRAAEALADVFAQYYHSNK, encoded by the coding sequence TTGCCTCGTTTTAAAATGTGGAGAGTTGCTGTATGTGTCGTTCTTTTACTAGGAAGTGCTAATGGTCTCTATGCATCAGGTCAGGCTCATGCGGCCAAAGGGAACGCTGCTGAGGTCAAGACTGTGAAGAAGCAAAGTACCAAGCCAAGTGATAATTCTAAGAAGATTGAATATGCCAGAAGTACGGTTGAACGTTTGAATGTACGTACAGAGCCAAACTTGAAGGCAGCAGTTATCCAGATGATCGGCAAGCAGGGTACATATCAGGTGCTGGATAAGCAGGGGAAATGGATCAAGATTAAGCTGGCGAAGTCTGATGGATGGGTACACACTGATTATATCGAGTATGTGAAAGATGGGAACAAAGGAACTGTTAAGGACGAGACTAAAGTCGTTAAGAATGAGACAAAAGCCGCCAAGGACGAGACAAAAGCCGCCAAGAATGAGACAAAAGCCGTCAAGGACGAGACTAAGGTCGTTAAGCAGGAGCAGGACAAGTTCCAGAGCGGTCAAGAGGAGAAGCCTCAGACCGTGGAGCAGAACAAACCTGATCAAGCGGCGGACGGAGAGTCCGATGCTGGGGATAAGAGTGCTTCCGTCGTTAAAATTGTTGATGTGACGAATTTGCGTGTCGGACCGGGCATGGACTTCGAGATCGTTGGCAAGGCTCAGCCCGGCGAATCTTATACAATCGTAGAGAGTGATGGAGAATGGTTCAAGGTTGCAATGCAGGATGGCAGCACGGCCTATATCGCTGGCTGGGTTGTACAGATTGGTTCTGCCAACGATGCACAGGATACTGCAGGACAATCCAATGCTGAAGTGAATTATGAGAATCAAGTATTCATTTATTCCTCTCATAATCGGGAATCCTGGCGAAGTGTTGCCCGTAATGTGAAGGGCTCTTCGGTAGATGATCGTGATATTAATATTGCGATGGTCGGTAGATATCTAGGTGATGTGTTACAGGAGAAGGGTGTACCGACGTTCGTTAATAACATCGATATAGCGAGGCGGTTGGAGGAGCAAAGACTCAGCTATTCCAAATCATATGAGGAATCGCGCAGGGCGATTAATACAGCGCTGAAGACGAATCCTTCATTGACTTATTTCCTCGATATCCATCGTGACAGCGATGTACCGAAACAGACGACGACAACCTCGATTAACGGGGAGTCCTATGCGCGCATTTTATTCGTGATTGGAACGAATCATAGCAACCATGCGAAGAATAAGCAGTTCGCTGATGAGCTGAATGAGCTATTGAAGCAGAATTACCCTGGCATATCCCGGGGCGTGCTGCTCAAGAGTGCGAAGCAAGGCAATGGTGAATACAATCAATCGGTATCGACGGGCAGTCTGTTGATCGAGATTGGGGGAGCCAACAATACGTTCCAGGAGAGCCAGCGTGCCGCAGAAGCTTTGGCGGATGTGTTTGCACAGTACTATCATTCCAATAAATAA
- a CDS encoding DNA topoisomerase III, translating into MKTLVLAEKPSVAREIARVMGSREKHKSHFEGSKYVVTWALGHLVGLAEPEDYDKKFANWSLEDLPILPDKMKLKVLKETNHQYKAVQQLMRRQDIGELIIATDAAREGELLARWIMDMAKWSKPFKRLWISSQTDKAIKEGFASLKPGSQFERLYQSARCRAEADWMVGLNVTRALTCKFGSPLSAGRVQTPSLGMIMQRENEILKFRSEEYSILRADLGNFEATWRGSNGDSRIFENDKVQDLQNKLSGRTGKIIKLKKTEKHVPHPLAYDLTELQRDANRMLGFSAKQTSNVLQRLYEQHKLVTYPRTDSRYLSSDMADTLKERLTSVAIGPYAAIARPLLRKPLPLSKRIVDDSKVTDHHAIIPTEQTVLLNALSSEERRLYDLIVRRFISLFYPPARYDNVAVELDVAGETLHAKGITMKESGWRAAYDESLLDGDEDDDDLESGASLPELKEGETVTVKRCIIQSGRTQPPKRYTEAALLTQMEKHGLGTPATRADIIEKLVNSDTIERQGNLLHPTGKGKQLIELAPADLRSPDLTARWEAELERIARGQGKPGPFLGGIRDMAQSLVKGVKNSEASYKPHNVSNSHCPDCGTRLLEKKTKRGLLLICPNEDCGYKRSGEKRLSNRRCPQCHKKMELKEGKAGLYVQCLSCGITEVMNKDSKHINKREQQKLVKQYAKQEPAGNNLGDLLKAAMEKKNQ; encoded by the coding sequence ATGAAAACTTTGGTATTAGCGGAGAAGCCGTCTGTTGCGCGTGAGATCGCGCGGGTGATGGGAAGCCGTGAGAAGCATAAGAGTCATTTTGAAGGAAGTAAATATGTAGTTACCTGGGCGCTTGGCCACTTGGTTGGACTTGCTGAGCCTGAGGATTATGATAAAAAATTTGCCAACTGGTCGTTGGAGGACCTGCCGATTCTCCCTGACAAAATGAAGTTGAAGGTGCTCAAAGAGACCAACCATCAGTATAAGGCTGTTCAGCAGCTAATGCGCAGGCAGGATATAGGGGAACTGATCATCGCTACCGATGCAGCGCGTGAGGGAGAGCTGCTGGCTAGATGGATCATGGATATGGCGAAATGGAGCAAGCCGTTCAAGCGGTTGTGGATCTCGTCGCAGACGGATAAGGCGATCAAGGAAGGGTTCGCGTCATTGAAGCCGGGAAGTCAGTTCGAACGACTGTATCAATCAGCTCGCTGCCGTGCAGAGGCAGACTGGATGGTCGGCTTGAACGTTACGAGAGCCTTGACCTGTAAATTTGGATCGCCCTTATCAGCTGGGCGTGTTCAGACCCCTTCGCTCGGGATGATTATGCAGCGTGAGAACGAGATTCTCAAGTTCCGTTCCGAGGAATACAGCATTCTGCGCGCCGATCTAGGCAATTTTGAAGCGACTTGGCGTGGAAGTAATGGCGACTCTCGTATTTTCGAGAATGATAAAGTGCAGGATCTGCAAAATAAACTAAGCGGACGCACTGGTAAAATCATCAAGCTGAAAAAGACGGAGAAGCATGTCCCACACCCACTCGCTTATGATCTGACGGAACTGCAGCGGGATGCGAACCGCATGCTCGGATTTTCGGCGAAGCAAACATCGAATGTATTGCAGCGCTTGTATGAGCAGCATAAGCTAGTCACCTATCCGCGTACAGATTCACGCTATTTGTCCTCGGACATGGCCGATACGTTAAAAGAAAGACTGACCAGTGTAGCCATTGGTCCTTATGCGGCGATAGCTCGGCCTCTGCTCCGCAAACCGCTGCCTTTGTCGAAGCGAATTGTTGACGATAGCAAGGTTACGGATCACCATGCGATTATTCCAACGGAGCAGACCGTACTGCTAAACGCACTTAGCTCTGAGGAACGCAGATTGTATGATCTGATCGTACGCAGGTTCATCAGTTTATTCTATCCACCTGCCCGCTATGACAATGTTGCCGTAGAGCTTGACGTTGCTGGAGAAACCTTGCATGCCAAGGGTATTACGATGAAGGAGAGCGGCTGGCGAGCTGCTTATGATGAATCGCTTCTTGATGGAGATGAAGACGATGATGATCTGGAGAGCGGAGCATCACTTCCGGAATTGAAGGAAGGGGAAACTGTAACCGTTAAGCGCTGCATAATTCAGAGCGGACGTACTCAGCCGCCGAAGCGTTATACCGAGGCGGCCCTCCTGACGCAAATGGAGAAGCATGGCCTTGGCACGCCAGCGACACGCGCTGATATTATCGAGAAGTTGGTGAATTCGGATACGATAGAGCGGCAGGGAAATTTGCTGCATCCAACTGGCAAGGGTAAACAATTGATTGAGTTAGCTCCAGCGGATCTACGCAGTCCTGACCTGACGGCCCGTTGGGAAGCGGAGCTCGAGCGGATCGCTCGCGGACAAGGTAAACCGGGACCGTTCCTGGGCGGTATCCGCGATATGGCGCAGAGCCTGGTGAAGGGCGTCAAGAATAGTGAGGCATCTTATAAGCCACATAATGTCTCGAACAGTCATTGTCCAGATTGCGGGACAAGATTGTTGGAGAAGAAGACGAAGCGGGGCCTACTCTTAATCTGCCCGAATGAAGATTGCGGCTATAAACGCTCCGGAGAGAAGAGATTGTCCAATCGCCGTTGCCCGCAATGTCATAAGAAGATGGAGCTTAAGGAAGGCAAGGCTGGTCTATATGTGCAGTGTCTCTCCTGTGGAATAACTGAAGTTATGAATAAGGATTCGAAGCATATCAATAAGCGGGAACAGCAGAAGCTGGTCAAGCAATATGCGAAGCAGGAGCCTGCCGGCAATAATCTGGGTGATCTCCTCAAGGCTGCAATGGAGAAGAAGAATCAGTAA
- a CDS encoding universal stress protein, which yields MLFSKIVAAYDGSKAGTKALDKAIELAKLNPDATLEVLHVFDFPRFYVADGFAPVPASVNEEFYELAEKTVEEAKKRLEEAGVNATVQLIQGAPAEVILDYTKKNHNDLIVIGSRGLGGIREFVLGSVSHNVVQHARIPVLVVK from the coding sequence ATGTTATTCTCCAAAATAGTAGCAGCATACGATGGATCCAAAGCGGGTACCAAAGCGTTAGACAAAGCGATTGAATTGGCAAAATTAAATCCGGATGCAACGCTTGAAGTGCTCCATGTATTTGATTTTCCACGGTTCTATGTAGCGGATGGCTTTGCCCCAGTGCCTGCTTCCGTGAATGAGGAGTTCTATGAACTTGCGGAGAAGACGGTGGAGGAAGCTAAGAAGCGCCTTGAAGAGGCAGGGGTTAATGCTACCGTTCAATTGATACAGGGTGCGCCAGCGGAAGTCATACTTGATTATACGAAGAAGAATCATAACGATCTGATCGTAATCGGCAGCCGCGGTCTTGGCGGCATACGCGAGTTCGTGCTTGGCAGCGTCAGCCACAATGTTGTACAGCATGCCAGAATCCCGGTTCTGGTCGTAAAATAA
- the purE gene encoding 5-(carboxyamino)imidazole ribonucleotide mutase: MSAQVAVIMGSKSDWDTMSHACVILEELGIPYEKKVVSAHRTPDLMFEFAEQAAERGIKVIIAGAGGAAHLPGMVAAKTTLPVIGVPVKSAALNGLDSLLSIVQMPGGIPVATVAIGKAGATNAGLLAAQILGAFDPELAQRLELRRTALRDAVIETSDDLVLEEQQ, encoded by the coding sequence ATGTCAGCACAGGTTGCAGTGATCATGGGCAGCAAATCGGATTGGGACACGATGTCTCATGCTTGCGTCATTCTTGAGGAGCTTGGGATTCCGTATGAGAAGAAGGTTGTCTCCGCTCATCGTACTCCGGACTTGATGTTTGAATTCGCAGAGCAGGCAGCAGAGCGCGGTATTAAGGTTATTATTGCTGGTGCAGGCGGTGCGGCTCACTTGCCAGGCATGGTTGCCGCGAAGACGACCCTTCCTGTCATTGGCGTTCCGGTCAAATCCGCTGCGCTTAACGGACTTGATTCACTGTTGTCCATCGTACAAATGCCTGGTGGCATTCCTGTAGCAACGGTTGCGATCGGCAAGGCGGGAGCTACCAATGCTGGCCTGCTGGCTGCGCAAATCCTTGGCGCGTTTGATCCTGAGTTAGCGCAGCGTCTGGAGCTGCGTCGTACAGCATTACGTGATGCGGTCATTGAGACAAGCGATGATCTGGTGTTGGAGGAACAACAATAA